One part of the Thermococcus radiotolerans genome encodes these proteins:
- the sfsA gene encoding DNA/RNA nuclease SfsA, whose translation MTTLLKLDAVPCIFRKRLNRFVALVEVEGEERKALVTNTGRLEEFMVPGRRAFCTPKTGGKTDFVLVAFEDLGGKGAVIDTRTQAKAFERAVELGLVPWLRGCRIKRKEITVGKSRLDYLFECPKGEVYAEMKSAVLRGGEKGEYAMYPDCPSVRGQKHIRELIELSKAGKKSIIFFIGAMPGVERFRPYERGDPEIARLLKEADKVGVEIHALGISLLPDGRVVLERPSLEIEL comes from the coding sequence ATGACGACCCTGCTGAAGCTCGATGCCGTTCCCTGCATCTTCCGCAAAAGGCTCAACCGCTTCGTGGCGCTGGTCGAGGTTGAGGGGGAGGAGAGGAAAGCCCTGGTGACCAACACGGGCCGCTTGGAGGAGTTCATGGTTCCCGGGAGGAGAGCGTTCTGCACGCCCAAGACCGGCGGAAAGACGGACTTCGTCCTGGTTGCCTTCGAGGACCTGGGCGGAAAAGGGGCGGTGATAGACACCCGAACCCAGGCCAAAGCCTTCGAGCGGGCGGTGGAGCTTGGTTTGGTACCATGGCTGAGGGGTTGCCGGATAAAGCGGAAGGAGATCACGGTCGGCAAATCGCGCCTCGATTACCTCTTCGAATGCCCCAAGGGCGAGGTCTACGCCGAGATGAAGAGCGCCGTCCTGCGAGGGGGTGAAAAGGGAGAGTACGCGATGTATCCTGACTGTCCGAGCGTCAGAGGGCAGAAGCACATCAGGGAGCTTATAGAGCTCTCAAAAGCCGGGAAGAAATCCATAATCTTCTTCATCGGCGCGATGCCGGGCGTTGAGAGGTTCCGGCCCTACGAGAGGGGCGACCCGGAGATAGCGAGGCTCCTTAAAGAGGCGGACAAGGTAGGCGTTGAAATCCACGCGCTGGGCATCTCCCTTCTGCCCGATGGAAGGGTCGTTCTTGAGAGGCCGAGCCTTGAAATCGAGCTCTAA
- a CDS encoding glycosyltransferase: MEGGMGPLTGAVNIVVAVLHFIWLFSAAVIYPVFFYYIVLTIAGLRYNSKFKEPAIPSELPSITILIPARNEAVVIRDTLLAMANLDYPKDKLEVLLLDDGSTDDTVRIAEEVAKEYPFIRVVRVEGGGRGKSYVLNYGLRLARGEVIAVYDADNRPEPGALKGLVAMLSDETPAVTGKVRTINWKGNILTRFICMEYLYFQLAGQSGKSKLYKTAVLPGTNFVIKKDLLEELGGWDEEALAEDLEMSFRIIAMGKRIAYNPLAVTWEQEPESWRVWFRQRTRWAAGNVYTVKEHIKRFREIPGWGLRFDLLLTLMVYYLLAIAVIVADVAFVALLVTFGNVTWFTGLILSFVYVAFLLEIFAGLYDGKIRSIGCWLLAPLMYYTYSQIWIFISLAGLWEAGKAKKVWYKTPRTAV, translated from the coding sequence ATGGAGGGGGGTATGGGGCCACTAACCGGGGCCGTGAACATCGTAGTTGCAGTCCTCCACTTCATCTGGCTGTTTTCGGCCGCGGTTATCTACCCCGTGTTCTTCTACTACATAGTCCTGACGATAGCAGGTTTAAGGTACAACTCAAAGTTCAAGGAACCCGCGATTCCGAGCGAGCTCCCCTCCATCACCATCCTCATCCCCGCTAGGAACGAGGCCGTGGTGATAAGGGACACGCTCCTGGCGATGGCAAACCTCGACTATCCCAAGGATAAACTGGAGGTTCTCCTCCTGGACGACGGCTCCACGGACGACACGGTGAGGATAGCCGAGGAGGTCGCCAAGGAATACCCTTTCATCAGGGTAGTCCGCGTTGAGGGCGGCGGCAGGGGGAAGAGCTACGTCCTGAACTACGGCCTAAGGCTAGCCAGGGGGGAGGTCATAGCGGTCTACGACGCGGACAACAGACCCGAGCCCGGGGCGCTCAAGGGCCTGGTGGCGATGCTGAGCGACGAGACGCCGGCGGTGACTGGAAAGGTTCGGACGATAAACTGGAAGGGGAACATCCTCACGAGGTTCATATGCATGGAGTACCTCTACTTCCAGCTGGCGGGCCAGAGCGGAAAGAGCAAACTCTACAAAACCGCGGTGCTCCCCGGGACGAACTTTGTAATCAAAAAGGACCTGCTCGAAGAGCTCGGAGGCTGGGACGAAGAGGCCCTCGCCGAGGACCTGGAGATGTCCTTCAGGATAATAGCCATGGGCAAGAGGATAGCCTACAATCCACTCGCCGTTACCTGGGAGCAGGAACCCGAGAGCTGGCGCGTGTGGTTCAGGCAGCGGACGCGCTGGGCGGCCGGAAACGTCTACACGGTGAAGGAGCACATAAAGAGGTTCCGCGAGATTCCAGGCTGGGGCCTGCGCTTTGACCTGCTCCTCACGCTTATGGTGTACTACCTCCTGGCGATAGCCGTCATAGTGGCGGATGTGGCCTTCGTAGCACTCCTGGTAACCTTCGGAAACGTCACGTGGTTCACGGGGCTCATCTTAAGCTTCGTTTATGTCGCGTTCCTGCTGGAGATATTCGCCGGCCTCTACGACGGGAAGATAAGGAGCATTGGCTGCTGGCTCCTCGCGCCGCTCATGTACTACACATACTCCCAGATATGGATATTCATTTCGCTGGCCGGCCTGTGGGAGGCGGGAAAGGCCAAGAAGGTGTGGTACAAGACCCCGCGGACGGCGGTTTAG
- a CDS encoding toprim domain-containing protein: MAIVDVRILVEGASDVEVVSKALQGLALGSEYNITISSIIPTTNVEIAKSAAAGADLLIIATDADRVGRDLAERLFSELGEMVGHVERMKLPLGHDLEHVDVELVRKELKNTLVRAGLKSLQILPEYMALRNQLLDLKGRYDGLGEEYRKLREEYEAITKAFEELKEENARLKEENEGLKALLESAKNIYRVDEAWKSLFPAEPVPDEAYIGKAVEKLGLAGKVIVGQGYIFAEDKGLVDELLRTVYLSLSIKEEPPKPPKPPVEEPPKPQEPEPRSEPAVVENAEVKPDDIEGLLKGL, translated from the coding sequence ATGGCTATAGTCGATGTTAGAATTCTGGTTGAGGGTGCGAGCGACGTGGAGGTCGTAAGCAAAGCCCTTCAGGGTCTCGCTTTGGGAAGCGAGTACAACATAACGATATCCTCGATAATCCCGACGACGAACGTCGAGATAGCTAAGAGCGCAGCCGCCGGGGCGGACCTTCTCATCATAGCGACCGATGCCGACCGGGTCGGGAGGGACCTTGCGGAGAGGCTCTTCAGCGAGCTGGGGGAGATGGTCGGGCACGTTGAAAGGATGAAGCTCCCCCTCGGCCACGATTTGGAGCACGTTGACGTTGAGCTCGTCAGGAAGGAGCTCAAGAACACTCTCGTCCGCGCCGGCCTCAAGAGCCTTCAGATACTCCCGGAGTACATGGCACTCAGGAACCAGCTCCTCGACCTCAAGGGCCGCTACGACGGCCTGGGCGAGGAGTACAGGAAGCTCAGGGAGGAGTATGAAGCCATCACAAAGGCCTTTGAGGAGCTGAAGGAGGAGAACGCGAGGCTCAAGGAGGAGAACGAAGGGCTTAAGGCACTCCTTGAGAGCGCCAAGAACATTTACCGCGTTGACGAGGCATGGAAGTCCCTCTTCCCCGCCGAGCCGGTTCCGGACGAGGCATACATTGGAAAGGCCGTTGAGAAGCTAGGTCTGGCGGGTAAGGTGATAGTCGGGCAGGGATACATCTTCGCCGAGGACAAGGGACTTGTGGACGAGCTCCTCAGGACGGTTTACCTCAGCCTGAGCATAAAGGAGGAGCCCCCTAAGCCGCCCAAGCCGCCGGTTGAGGAGCCGCCGAAGCCCCAGGAGCCCGAACCCCGGAGCGAGCCGGCGGTCGTTGAGAACGCCGAGGTAAAGCCCGACGACATCGAGGGACTCCTGAAGGGGCTGTGA
- the xerA gene encoding site-specific tyrosine recombinase/integron integrase, whose translation MELKETLEEYETYLDLEGKSPNTIRMYSYYVGRYLEWGGKLNSRSALRFLAKLRRQGYSNKSLNLVVQALRSYFRFEGYDEEAEKLKPPKVPRSLPKALTREEVRKLLSVIPPTRRRDRLIFLLLYGAGLRVSELCNLKKSDVDFERSLIVVRGGKGAKDRVVPIPGFLLEEIKSYLETRTDSSEYLIVEEGRREKDRISPKTVWYLLKKYGERAGVKVTPHMLRHSFATHMLENGVDIRAIQELLGHSNLSTTQIYTKVTVEHLRKAQEKARLIEGLME comes from the coding sequence ATGGAACTCAAAGAGACGCTGGAGGAGTACGAGACCTACCTCGACCTCGAGGGGAAGAGCCCGAACACGATTAGGATGTACTCCTACTACGTGGGGCGCTACCTCGAGTGGGGCGGAAAGCTCAACTCCCGCTCCGCCCTCCGTTTTCTCGCGAAATTGCGCCGGCAGGGTTACTCCAACAAGAGCCTCAACCTCGTGGTCCAGGCGCTGCGCTCCTACTTCCGCTTCGAGGGCTACGACGAGGAGGCTGAGAAGCTCAAGCCCCCGAAGGTTCCCAGGAGCCTGCCGAAGGCCCTAACCCGCGAGGAAGTTAGAAAGCTGCTCTCGGTGATACCACCAACGAGAAGGCGCGACAGGCTGATATTTCTCCTCCTCTACGGTGCAGGTCTTCGGGTAAGCGAGCTGTGCAACCTGAAGAAATCCGACGTTGACTTCGAGCGCTCGCTGATAGTCGTCCGCGGCGGTAAAGGGGCCAAGGACCGCGTCGTGCCCATTCCAGGATTCCTTCTGGAGGAGATCAAGTCCTACCTTGAGACGAGAACGGACTCCAGCGAGTACCTCATCGTCGAGGAGGGGCGCAGAGAAAAGGACAGGATATCGCCCAAGACCGTCTGGTATCTCCTCAAGAAATACGGGGAACGTGCGGGGGTCAAGGTTACACCCCACATGCTCCGCCACAGCTTTGCCACTCACATGCTCGAAAACGGCGTTGACATAAGGGCCATCCAGGAACTCCTCGGCCACTCGAACCTCTCAACGACGCAGATCTACACCAAGGTCACCGTCGAGCACCTCAGGAAGGCCCAGGAGAAGGCGAGGCTGATAGAGGGGCTGATGGAGTGA
- a CDS encoding ATP-binding protein, with protein sequence MEPDDIKRYIRLFHERDLPNIVERELKLSLNPGKATVIIGPRRSGKTYLLYSLVGDERERYVYLNFENPLLFGITGRDFPGVVDAYFDLYPENVGDEVFFLLDEIQSVPNWEIGVRYLLDEGFMVAVTGSSSRLLSREVATQLRGRGISYTLLPLSFREFLRFKGMDFKKRDLYGRKMHIIRKLLDEYLKYGAFPEVALLGDKVRILEEYLSVMITKDVVERHGIRNVALIEALVKLLLSNYAKYTSYSSIHRFLKSEFGTSKTTVLEYLRALEDSFFVFFLPKFARSEKESLRAPKKVYLVDTGLALFSKKDPARDIENAVFLELLRRKHYLNPLLNVHYYGGSGEKEVDFVVSESGRVVELIQVTLSLKDARERELSAIIRAGKNLGCENLTVVTLEEEETIEMNGRRINAIPLWKFLLGLTPSAPLSASPSPGPS encoded by the coding sequence ATGGAGCCTGACGACATCAAAAGATACATCCGCCTCTTCCACGAGAGGGATTTACCAAATATTGTGGAGAGAGAGCTAAAGCTTTCCCTGAACCCTGGAAAGGCGACGGTTATAATTGGGCCAAGGCGCTCCGGGAAGACGTATCTCCTCTATTCACTAGTTGGAGATGAGAGGGAACGCTACGTTTACCTGAACTTTGAGAACCCGCTCCTGTTCGGGATAACTGGACGGGACTTTCCGGGAGTTGTTGATGCATACTTTGACCTCTATCCTGAGAACGTTGGGGACGAGGTCTTCTTCCTTCTCGACGAGATTCAGAGCGTTCCCAACTGGGAAATCGGCGTAAGATATTTGCTTGACGAGGGTTTCATGGTTGCGGTTACGGGTTCGTCCTCGCGGTTGCTCTCAAGAGAGGTTGCGACCCAGCTGAGGGGACGCGGAATTTCATATACCCTCCTTCCCCTCTCGTTCAGGGAGTTCCTTCGATTCAAGGGGATGGACTTTAAAAAGCGCGACCTTTACGGCAGAAAGATGCATATAATAAGAAAGCTCTTGGATGAGTACCTAAAATACGGCGCCTTCCCCGAGGTGGCCCTGCTCGGCGATAAGGTCAGGATACTTGAAGAGTACCTCTCGGTTATGATCACGAAGGACGTCGTAGAGAGGCACGGGATAAGGAACGTGGCCCTGATTGAGGCCCTTGTCAAGCTTCTGCTTTCGAACTACGCAAAGTACACCTCGTACAGCTCAATCCATCGCTTCCTTAAGTCCGAGTTTGGAACATCAAAAACGACAGTCCTTGAGTACCTCAGAGCACTTGAGGATTCGTTCTTCGTCTTCTTCCTTCCAAAGTTTGCCCGCTCCGAAAAAGAGTCTCTCAGAGCCCCCAAGAAGGTTTATCTCGTCGATACCGGCCTGGCCCTCTTCTCAAAGAAGGACCCCGCAAGGGATATTGAAAACGCCGTGTTCCTTGAGCTTCTCAGAAGGAAGCACTATCTAAACCCGCTTCTCAACGTTCACTACTACGGCGGCTCCGGTGAAAAGGAAGTTGATTTCGTCGTCTCGGAGTCAGGAAGGGTTGTAGAACTGATTCAGGTGACTCTGAGCCTCAAGGACGCACGAGAGCGGGAGCTATCTGCCATCATTAGAGCGGGCAAAAATCTCGGCTGCGAGAATCTCACGGTTGTGACACTCGAGGAAGAGGAAACCATTGAAATGAACGGCCGCAGAATAAATGCCATTCCTCTCTGGAAGTTCCTGCTCGGGCTCACTCCATCAGCCCCTCTATCAGCCTCGCCTTCTCCTGGGCCTTCCTGA
- the pfkC gene encoding ADP-specific phosphofructokinase, translating into MGLLEEAMGLSIYTAYNTNVDAITFLNGEIVQALIEEFGAETVRKRMDDYPREINEPLDFVARLVHALKTGKPMAVPLVNEELHTWFDSHFKYDVERMGGQAGIIANLLANLDFRRVIVYTPHLARKQAEMFVEKPNLFYPVIEDGRLAFKHPRGAYREGDPIKVNRIFEFRAGTTFRLGDETIRVPFSGRFIVSARFESIRIHTEPELKRFLPEIGLQVDGAILSGYQGIKLRYSDGKDANHYLREAKKDILLLKREKDVRVHLEFASIQNRELRKKVIYNLFPLVDSVGMDEAEIAHVLNALGYSKLAERIFTYNRIEDTVLGGKILVDEMNLEVLQIHTIYYIMYITHSDNPLSEDELRSSLELATTLAAARASLGDIKSPEEVKVGMKVPYNEYGEFVKLRFEEAKRRLRTREYKVVIIPTRLVRNPVSTVGLGDTISAGAFTSYLAMLRKKGEL; encoded by the coding sequence ATGGGGCTCCTCGAGGAGGCCATGGGACTTTCGATCTACACCGCCTACAACACGAACGTCGATGCGATAACCTTTCTCAACGGGGAGATTGTGCAGGCACTCATAGAAGAATTTGGGGCCGAAACGGTCAGGAAAAGGATGGACGATTACCCTAGGGAGATAAACGAGCCCCTCGACTTCGTCGCGAGGCTGGTTCACGCCCTCAAAACCGGGAAGCCCATGGCAGTCCCCCTCGTCAACGAGGAGCTTCACACATGGTTCGATTCTCACTTCAAATACGACGTTGAGAGGATGGGCGGCCAGGCCGGAATCATAGCCAACCTACTCGCGAACCTTGATTTCAGGCGGGTGATAGTCTACACCCCCCACCTCGCTAGGAAGCAGGCCGAGATGTTCGTGGAAAAGCCCAACCTCTTCTATCCGGTCATCGAGGATGGCAGGCTGGCCTTCAAACACCCACGCGGGGCCTACAGGGAGGGCGACCCGATAAAGGTGAACCGCATCTTCGAGTTCCGCGCCGGAACGACCTTCAGGCTTGGTGACGAGACGATACGGGTTCCATTCTCGGGCAGGTTCATCGTCTCAGCTCGCTTCGAGAGCATAAGGATCCACACCGAGCCCGAGCTGAAGAGGTTCTTACCTGAGATAGGCCTCCAGGTTGATGGGGCCATTCTGTCAGGCTATCAGGGGATAAAGCTCCGCTATTCGGACGGCAAGGACGCGAACCACTACCTAAGGGAGGCCAAAAAGGACATACTCCTGCTCAAGCGGGAGAAGGACGTTAGGGTTCATCTGGAGTTCGCCTCGATACAGAATCGCGAGCTCAGAAAGAAGGTCATCTACAACCTCTTTCCGCTGGTGGACAGCGTCGGCATGGACGAGGCAGAGATAGCCCACGTCCTCAACGCCCTCGGCTACTCCAAGCTCGCGGAGAGGATATTCACCTACAACCGCATAGAGGACACCGTGTTGGGCGGCAAAATCCTCGTTGACGAGATGAACCTCGAGGTGCTCCAGATACACACGATTTACTACATCATGTACATCACCCACTCGGACAATCCGCTGAGCGAGGATGAGCTGAGGAGCAGTCTTGAGCTCGCAACAACACTGGCCGCGGCGAGGGCTTCCCTCGGGGACATAAAGAGCCCGGAGGAGGTAAAAGTCGGCATGAAGGTCCCATACAACGAGTACGGCGAGTTCGTGAAGCTTCGCTTTGAGGAGGCGAAGAGGCGCCTGAGGACCAGGGAGTACAAGGTCGTTATAATCCCGACGAGGCTCGTCAGAAATCCCGTCTCAACCGTCGGCCTGGGGGACACCATCTCCGCAGGAGCATTCACGAGCTACCTCGCGATGCTGAGGAAGAAGGGGGAGCTTTGA
- a CDS encoding maleate cis-trans isomerase family protein — protein sequence MYGWRGRLGLIVPSSNTTMEMELHEALPDGVSLHTARVPLRNVTEEELVKMNTLAVEAARLLRDAGVEMILYGCTSGSFIGGKDYEKELESQIEEEVNVPVVSTSTAVVEALKMLDARDVLVITPYTDEINAREREFLEANEFNVLDIRGLGIEDNTKIGKLEPYEAYRLAKASFMDEADAIFISCTNLRTFEIIEPLEEDLGIPVVTSNQASLWLALREMDVMERIPWLGRLFTEF from the coding sequence ATGTACGGATGGAGAGGTAGGCTCGGGCTTATAGTTCCCTCATCAAACACCACCATGGAGATGGAGCTTCACGAGGCCCTTCCCGATGGGGTCTCGCTCCACACCGCGAGGGTTCCGCTGAGAAACGTCACCGAGGAGGAGCTCGTCAAGATGAACACCCTCGCCGTCGAGGCGGCAAGGCTTCTGCGCGATGCCGGCGTGGAGATGATTCTATACGGCTGCACCAGCGGGTCGTTCATCGGCGGGAAGGATTACGAGAAGGAGCTTGAGTCCCAAATAGAGGAAGAAGTAAACGTCCCCGTTGTTAGCACGAGCACGGCCGTCGTCGAGGCCCTCAAGATGCTCGATGCGAGGGATGTGCTGGTCATAACCCCCTACACGGACGAGATAAACGCCCGCGAGAGGGAGTTCCTGGAGGCGAACGAGTTCAACGTACTCGACATAAGGGGGCTTGGAATAGAGGACAACACCAAGATCGGAAAGCTCGAACCCTACGAGGCATACCGCTTGGCCAAGGCGAGCTTCATGGACGAGGCCGACGCGATCTTCATCAGCTGCACGAACCTGCGGACATTCGAGATAATCGAGCCCCTCGAGGAAGACCTCGGCATTCCGGTCGTCACGAGCAACCAGGCATCGCTGTGGCTCGCTTTGAGAGAGATGGACGTCATGGAGAGAATCCCCTGGCTTGGAAGGCTTTTCACCGAGTTCTGA
- a CDS encoding nitroreductase family protein translates to MELDDVILKRTSVRYFEERDVSEEDVRALIEAAIRAPTASGLENWKFVVFRSGDAREKLYNLIAEGMIRYYRAVNLAEGKIEKLRKRMYEQGMYRAPIYVAVFIDRRVRFLPGEEFDEPEFIWSVESAAMAIQNLMLKAVELGLGTVYIGVTNFPGIDEEVRELAGLDENHYLVGVIPVGYPKGEVKPRKRRKTLDEVLVFI, encoded by the coding sequence GTGGAGCTTGATGACGTGATATTGAAGAGAACCTCCGTGCGGTATTTCGAGGAGAGGGACGTTTCTGAGGAGGACGTGAGGGCGCTGATCGAGGCGGCGATAAGGGCACCTACCGCGAGTGGCCTGGAGAACTGGAAGTTCGTGGTCTTCAGGAGTGGAGACGCGAGGGAGAAGCTCTACAACCTCATAGCGGAGGGCATGATTCGATACTACCGCGCGGTGAACCTGGCGGAGGGGAAGATAGAGAAGCTCAGAAAGCGCATGTACGAGCAGGGTATGTACCGTGCACCTATCTACGTGGCGGTCTTCATCGACAGGCGCGTTCGATTCCTCCCGGGTGAGGAATTCGATGAGCCCGAGTTCATCTGGAGCGTCGAGAGCGCGGCGATGGCGATTCAGAACCTCATGCTCAAGGCCGTCGAGCTCGGCCTCGGAACGGTTTACATCGGTGTTACGAATTTTCCGGGGATAGACGAGGAGGTTCGGGAGCTTGCTGGCCTCGACGAGAACCACTACCTCGTTGGAGTCATCCCGGTTGGCTATCCCAAGGGGGAAGTTAAGCCTAGGAAGAGGAGAAAGACCCTCGATGAGGTGCTGGTCTTCATCTAA
- the thiI gene encoding tRNA uracil 4-sulfurtransferase ThiI, with protein MNVVIVRYGEIGTKSRQTRRWFESILMNNIREALVSEGIEFKKVEAKHGRILVKTNKAGEAVDVLRRVFGIVSLSPAMEIDAELDKINRTALKLFRRKKRELGLEKPKFRVTARRITKEFPLKSPEVQAKVGEYILENEESEVDLHNYNIEVGVELMEGKAYVFVDKIYAWGGLPIGTQGKVVALLSGGIDSPVAAFLMMKRGVEVIPVHIYMGEKTLEKVRKIWNQLKRYGYGGKGELIVVKSKEREIILEKLREMKKEKYTCVFCKYMMVRHADRIAREFGAKGIVMGDSLGQVASQTLENMYIVSQATDLPIYRPLIGLDKEEIVRIAKEIGTFELSTLPEDEIPFIPKHPVIRGSWEEFRKLYRAVFGEEPRKRQC; from the coding sequence ATGAACGTCGTCATAGTCAGATACGGAGAGATAGGAACGAAATCCAGGCAGACGAGGAGATGGTTCGAGAGCATACTCATGAACAACATCCGCGAGGCCCTGGTGAGCGAGGGGATTGAGTTCAAAAAGGTCGAGGCGAAGCACGGAAGGATTCTCGTGAAGACGAATAAAGCTGGAGAGGCCGTTGACGTTCTCAGGCGGGTCTTCGGCATAGTGTCGCTCTCCCCGGCGATGGAAATCGACGCCGAGCTGGATAAGATCAACAGAACGGCTCTAAAGCTCTTCAGGAGGAAGAAGAGGGAGCTTGGCCTCGAGAAGCCGAAGTTCCGAGTCACAGCGAGACGTATAACCAAGGAGTTCCCGCTGAAGAGCCCAGAGGTTCAGGCTAAGGTCGGCGAGTACATCCTTGAGAACGAGGAGAGCGAGGTTGACCTCCACAACTACAACATCGAGGTCGGCGTCGAGCTGATGGAGGGCAAAGCCTACGTCTTCGTTGACAAAATCTACGCCTGGGGCGGTCTTCCCATCGGCACCCAGGGCAAGGTGGTGGCACTGCTCAGCGGCGGCATAGATTCGCCGGTTGCCGCTTTCCTCATGATGAAGCGCGGCGTTGAGGTCATTCCCGTCCACATATACATGGGCGAGAAAACCCTTGAGAAGGTGCGCAAGATATGGAACCAGCTCAAACGGTACGGCTACGGCGGAAAAGGCGAGCTGATAGTCGTCAAGTCCAAAGAGCGTGAGATAATCCTTGAGAAGTTGCGCGAGATGAAGAAGGAGAAGTACACCTGCGTCTTCTGCAAGTACATGATGGTGAGGCACGCGGATAGGATAGCCCGGGAGTTCGGGGCGAAGGGTATCGTCATGGGTGATTCCCTCGGGCAGGTAGCTTCACAGACCCTTGAGAACATGTACATAGTCAGCCAGGCGACGGACCTGCCGATATACCGTCCGCTTATAGGCCTTGATAAGGAGGAAATAGTTAGAATCGCCAAGGAGATAGGAACCTTCGAGCTCTCAACGTTGCCGGAGGATGAGATTCCGTTCATACCGAAGCATCCCGTTATAAGGGGCTCCTGGGAGGAGTTCAGGAAGCTCTATCGGGCGGTTTTTGGAGAGGAGCCCAGGAAAAGGCAGTGCTGA
- a CDS encoding DUF998 domain-containing protein, which translates to MDFSKMSAYISISLPILFIVGLLIVLSRNPWFSFTGNALSDMGSVRNPVNYYFNGFLMVFAVIGFIAAIGALRNGLSYLMPLAMVFLFLVGVFPEEYAPHAPVAVSFYVLALVDITIIGLKLGRNGMSAGYIWSVLAVLAFALMLYLVKARVFKGLAIPELVGAATILAWFVYIGLLQLEVRRNSYRNL; encoded by the coding sequence ATGGACTTCTCCAAGATGTCCGCGTACATCAGCATTTCCCTTCCCATCCTCTTCATCGTGGGGCTGCTTATCGTCCTGAGCCGGAATCCCTGGTTCTCCTTCACGGGAAACGCCCTGAGCGACATGGGCTCAGTACGGAACCCGGTGAACTACTACTTCAACGGCTTCCTTATGGTCTTCGCTGTCATCGGCTTCATAGCCGCCATTGGCGCTCTGAGAAACGGTCTGTCCTACCTAATGCCCCTCGCGATGGTTTTCCTGTTCCTCGTGGGAGTTTTTCCCGAGGAGTACGCGCCGCACGCCCCGGTGGCGGTTTCCTTCTACGTCCTCGCCCTCGTTGATATAACGATCATCGGGCTGAAGCTCGGCAGGAATGGAATGTCGGCAGGCTACATCTGGAGCGTTCTGGCGGTTCTCGCCTTCGCCCTGATGCTCTATCTCGTTAAGGCGAGGGTTTTCAAGGGGCTCGCGATTCCGGAGCTGGTCGGTGCGGCCACGATACTGGCGTGGTTCGTCTACATCGGCCTGCTCCAGCTGGAGGTTCGTAGGAATTCCTACAGAAACCTTTAA
- a CDS encoding nucleotidyltransferase, whose product MRFSNLPIELSELEQAAEEFSKEHGRVFDVVLYGSVTQGKEAPNDFDFMVLLTGADESERFELAFEFREMLIDMGFPHERLDVKAMNLEQMWDPNYLAVPGLVITGYSLIRRRPLHELMNGEGYALFILDVRGMTKNEKNKFSFALRGRDGKTGVLRDLEGRYLAPWVVLLPVEATYRFKEFLKMWKVPYELYLMFGTLYESKDWRIEEGIVRPQP is encoded by the coding sequence ATGAGGTTCTCAAACTTACCGATAGAATTAAGTGAACTGGAGCAGGCCGCGGAGGAATTTAGTAAGGAGCACGGAAGGGTCTTTGACGTGGTTCTCTACGGCTCTGTGACTCAGGGGAAAGAAGCCCCAAACGATTTCGACTTCATGGTACTTCTCACCGGGGCAGATGAGTCGGAGAGGTTTGAGCTTGCCTTCGAGTTCAGGGAGATGCTGATTGACATGGGGTTCCCGCATGAAAGACTGGACGTTAAGGCGATGAACCTCGAGCAAATGTGGGACCCAAACTACCTCGCCGTTCCAGGGCTGGTTATCACCGGCTATTCACTTATCAGGAGGCGTCCCCTTCATGAGCTGATGAACGGGGAGGGATATGCGCTGTTCATTCTCGATGTCAGGGGGATGACAAAAAACGAGAAGAACAAGTTCAGCTTCGCACTCCGGGGCAGGGACGGGAAAACCGGAGTGTTGAGAGACCTGGAGGGACGCTACCTTGCCCCATGGGTCGTTCTTCTTCCCGTGGAGGCCACTTACAGGTTCAAGGAGTTTCTAAAAATGTGGAAGGTGCCTTATGAACTCTATCTGATGTTCGGAACTCTCTACGAGTCAAAAGACTGGAGGATTGAGGAGGGCATCGTGAGGCCTCAACCTTAA